The proteins below are encoded in one region of Prosthecobacter dejongeii:
- a CDS encoding FAD-dependent oxidoreductase encodes MHEAPSRHFDIAIIGGGFAGVYCAQQALKRLRGRSMRVGIIASENHMVFQPMLPEVVGGSLSPQHVVNPIRTICEAADVLKGEVTSLDLESRVLTLDGGRFTPHVTVTFDHLMLAPGAGVDLSRIPGMSEHAYLMRTVGDAMKLRAAIISRMEEANLITKHQQRQEMLSFVVVGGGYSGVETAGQIQDLIAGVLRYYDNIRADEPSVTLVHSGERLLGMLGPGLGDYTRRCLEKMGVNLIFNKRVRAVTARTVQLNDGSTIVSNLVVCTVGNAPHPILQALGACGAVPLEKGKVMVEPTGQVKGVDKIWAAGDCAAFPKANGGLCPETAQFAMRQGTLIGENIAATLKKKPLKTFQFTGLGELATIGHRKAVAMVMGLRFSGLIAWFMWRSIYLMKLPGLDRKLRVMTEWTFEVFFPRDINLLTPSFSSPLGEMHLEKGDSLFRSGEPAQSLYAVKKGCVEITDANGQIVKSAVAGEHFGERALLGDGIWRFDATAKESTELVAIDGDTFKTLVKSIGSLDSLFRSTAQQYHLPEEIQKTVSAMPEATRQAIAADVMTRSIASLTAEQTVQDAVAEFQAHPHSTYPVTEDGKVIGLLRRSIAYDWLKNHGLTCRDVLKSLPLTTPFCVRADMPVPELVQTLMRTGVSKAVVVDAENRLLGMVTVFDLLKGSSPSV; translated from the coding sequence ATGCACGAAGCGCCTTCTCGACATTTTGACATTGCCATCATTGGTGGAGGGTTTGCGGGGGTTTACTGCGCCCAGCAGGCATTAAAGCGGCTGCGCGGGCGCTCCATGCGCGTGGGTATCATTGCCAGTGAAAACCACATGGTGTTCCAGCCCATGCTGCCCGAGGTAGTGGGGGGCTCTCTTTCGCCTCAGCATGTGGTGAATCCCATCCGCACGATCTGTGAAGCTGCGGATGTACTGAAGGGGGAAGTAACCAGCCTGGACCTGGAAAGCCGGGTGCTGACGCTGGATGGTGGACGTTTTACTCCCCATGTGACGGTGACCTTTGACCACCTCATGCTGGCCCCCGGAGCTGGAGTGGACCTGAGTCGCATCCCGGGCATGTCGGAGCATGCTTACCTCATGCGCACGGTGGGGGATGCCATGAAACTACGGGCTGCCATCATCAGCCGCATGGAGGAGGCCAACCTCATCACCAAGCATCAGCAGCGCCAAGAGATGCTGTCCTTTGTGGTCGTGGGTGGGGGCTACTCTGGGGTGGAAACGGCGGGACAGATCCAGGATTTGATCGCGGGAGTTCTGCGTTACTACGACAACATTCGCGCAGACGAACCTAGCGTGACCTTGGTGCACAGTGGGGAACGCCTGCTGGGCATGTTAGGGCCTGGACTTGGGGACTACACGCGCCGCTGTTTGGAGAAGATGGGCGTGAATTTGATCTTCAACAAACGCGTGAGGGCAGTCACGGCACGCACGGTGCAGCTCAATGATGGCAGCACGATTGTCTCCAATCTGGTGGTGTGCACAGTGGGAAATGCTCCTCACCCCATCTTGCAGGCCTTGGGTGCCTGTGGGGCCGTGCCGCTGGAGAAGGGCAAGGTCATGGTGGAGCCCACGGGGCAGGTGAAGGGCGTGGATAAAATATGGGCCGCAGGTGATTGTGCGGCTTTCCCTAAAGCAAATGGAGGGCTGTGCCCAGAGACCGCCCAGTTTGCCATGCGCCAGGGGACTTTGATCGGGGAAAACATTGCCGCGACGCTGAAAAAGAAACCTTTGAAGACCTTTCAATTCACAGGTCTGGGTGAGCTGGCCACCATCGGGCACCGCAAGGCTGTGGCCATGGTGATGGGGTTGCGTTTTTCCGGCCTGATTGCTTGGTTCATGTGGCGCAGTATTTACCTTATGAAGCTGCCCGGACTGGACCGTAAACTCCGGGTGATGACTGAGTGGACTTTCGAGGTTTTTTTTCCACGCGATATCAATCTGCTAACTCCTAGTTTTTCCTCCCCCCTCGGAGAGATGCATTTGGAAAAAGGTGATTCCTTGTTCCGCTCGGGGGAACCTGCTCAGTCGCTTTATGCGGTGAAGAAAGGTTGCGTAGAGATTACCGATGCGAATGGTCAGATCGTCAAATCCGCAGTGGCGGGTGAGCACTTTGGCGAACGTGCTTTGTTAGGTGATGGCATTTGGCGTTTTGACGCCACGGCTAAAGAGTCCACCGAATTGGTGGCGATAGATGGAGATACCTTCAAGACATTGGTGAAAAGCATCGGTTCACTCGATAGCCTCTTTCGCTCAACCGCACAGCAGTACCACTTGCCGGAAGAAATCCAGAAGACGGTCTCCGCGATGCCTGAGGCCACGCGGCAAGCGATCGCGGCAGATGTGATGACCCGCTCGATTGCGTCCCTCACAGCAGAGCAAACGGTGCAAGATGCAGTGGCAGAATTTCAGGCGCATCCGCACAGCACTTATCCCGTGACGGAGGATGGCAAAGTCATTGGCCTTCTGCGCCGTTCCATCGCCTATGATTGGTTGAAAAATCATGGGCTTACCTGTCGGGATGTCTTGAAGTCACTCCCTCTCACCACACCCTTCTGCGTGCGGGCAGACATGCCTGTGCCTGAACTGGTGCAAACTCTCATGCGCACAGGTGTGAGCAAGGCCGTGGTGGTGGATGCGGAAAATCGCTTGTTAGGCATGGTTACCGTCTTTGATTTACTTAAAGGGAGCTCACCTTCGGTGTGA